A portion of the Hydractinia symbiolongicarpus strain clone_291-10 chromosome 10, HSymV2.1, whole genome shotgun sequence genome contains these proteins:
- the LOC130612244 gene encoding uncharacterized protein LOC130612244 isoform X2, with the protein MASDCFPEDVLQSITTGEGVNETAIEASVINDVNLGSPVYINSVYTDDDKFPFKENITQVYTSQSEGINHVKLCEAPPVVDFNIANSVNNSNSAVNEVPTYSTLSLQEIKNVLHQIDEQGQSCSTLPGNEKIAEDTVLDDILNKMLQIEQTKIPDNMEHFSPFTETIHDTHEINSTQAPQPPQNAQNLNSLQDYIKSFQPDLEQSCNSNAVENLSEGGNLVVDNDQVGIVHLQNDQISELSRFDNVIVVNEEIILDEVEKLDKNNDIKLQTKKGNAISVNQTHQKYNATSLKQNSSKSVIIQQDTLKQLLDIVVQSQSEMVIPSKVKKTLPEKTNALHCGYCKLRVPTEDCLIKHMKMFHLEKKNQQKVCGFCNQTFQNKAKLQDHVLAVHAIKSDSLECVICHKHFKSKSSLRRHEKTHADVKRYQCPFCGLFFKGAQPMIHHMTISHPKADNKKLFTCLTCNISFTSEQLFEKHIYWKHSQKKNQHQSAVQSNIVSSSTSIDGDEDYTVDNETPPCYQCLKCNVMYSHADNILDHINNVHKGQFDCPQCTCHFLYYSEFERHLKDHLKIHDDKLSKSSLSCMICNIEIYCKEDIIQHIQSHQICKQYNDPSSSKLSSFTLNDIDFFTVALRSGFGTKTDEIGNVFDYKALSASFRLWKKRLVSHHKGVFQIWENVLECNKHILYEDVIVCLLCCEEVLKSNFENHIKSHIDDIERSSVNKPNVDIDEDKPNSVKPNKGKPKSNDAQKTKSKAKKGKKKKKKNGKGKTSLDLLADVAGNVVKVTSTKMKRNLVSDEKTFNELNSNCQGETKSKKIGMKEREMKSKSIRESSESMLSLREMNTELDLNSCLTESNMPVADANIEQVLSHFPEEVSMHTENDNQLFEPSEESNGSFMYPPEVDDLPLGCDYTDFVFQRNQDESMFQRNSSDLFPRQDNSYFNANVSINNSDVSQDFTNHEKNTSISTEYLPKIIQGKQESQQQNQYYQLPSCPTKKTLDEVQHLDRNNNNMEAPHCSGENNLDLLVEVTQSINTRDSVTEDKQNKKVDLSTSNDYEKILSHACLIPETPNKILGDASQKLSNLLPNPEATPVTKHTKQKSIIHTPEVRKAMMNPEVNKMESVNEVILNHSECDSKSEDRKRSECCVSLTSKNDLTRSVTTITKSINISGDSVPESKNPLHGTSTVRKHTKKKSIHTPEARTALKRPEVNKMESVDEVILNHSENDSKSEDGKQSKGCDSLTSKNDLTRSATSITNSMAISDDLLDGRLTETESEQERKDEIASTQKTSCVRKKGKLKWSPRISYTPSKKSPSKTQEKEMDIKKVESSSVPKRVKDQTKNISRTPEIQNIKVFCTPVVKTRSVSRNEKNMHPESDKMEKSRNVQIKTQVKNSSKSKGLNSPSLIVKECFVVLCARDVEEALKRLKSKARTRNVFMEKNASSELIARPELPCNTLPDSTKTNATSKKETSEQVRNPKHVINSSKSSPCDTMLSVRSKKGERLKQILERLKRRSFDSNNAKPVQRKVKIKKEKENIILISKEDIKEEEISYPEEAVSSLSLFYQSNESKSRRVKRQRWSAYPCPCKESNTKLKLQTSIKQEPDWVYDNEVSFKPPNLQTFEDLLTDQSFTIKQMDFGNRSSRKRRGSYANKSRGQEKRTKKK; encoded by the exons ATGGCATCAGATTGTTTCCCAGAAGATGTATTACAAAGTATTACCACAGGTGAGGGAGTAAATGAAACCGCAATTGAAGCGTCAGTGATTAATGATGTCAATTTGGGTTCACCTGTATATATTAACTCAGTGTATACAGATGATGATAAATTtccatttaaagaaaatataaccCAGGTATATACAAGCCAAAGTGAAGGTATAAATCATGTTAAACTTTGTGAGGCACCACCTGTAGTAGATTTTAATATTGCAAATTCTGTAAACAACAGTAATTCTGCAGTAAATGAAGTACCAACATATTCTACATTAAGCCTTCAAgagataaaaaatgttcttcaTCAGATTGACGAACAGGGCCAAAGTTGCTCAACTCTTCCTGGGAATGAAAAAATTGCTGAAGATACTGTGCTTGATGACATACTAAATAAGATGCTACAAATTGAACAAACCAAGATCCCTGACAATATGGAACATTTTTCACCATTTACAGAAACAATTCATGACACTCATGAAATAAACAGCACACAGGCACCTCAGCCGCCCCAAAATGCACAGAATTTAAATTCACTTCAAGATTACATAAAAAGCTTTCAACCCGATCTTGAACAGAGTTGTAACTCCAATGCTGTAGAAAATTTGAGTGAAGGTGGAAATCTTGTCGTTGATAATGACCAAGTTGGGATTGTACATCTACAAAACGATCAGATATCAGAATTATCAAGATTTGACAATGTTATTGTTGTTAACGAAGAAATTATATTAGATGAAGTTGAAAAGCTCGACAAAAACAATGATATCAAACTTCAAACGAAGAAAGGGAATGCAATATCAGTGAACCAAACGCATCAAAAGTATAATGCAAcatctttaaaacaaaacagttCAAAAAGTGTTATTATTCAACAAGATACACTTAAACAGCTCCTAGATATTGTTGTACAAAGCCAGTCTGAAATGGTGATACCttcaaaagtgaaaaaaactTTACCTGAAAAAACAAATGCCTTACATTGTGGCTACTGTAAGCTTCGGGTTCCCACAGAAGACTGTTTAATAAAGCACATGAAAATGTTTCATCTCGAGAAAAAGAATCAGCAGAAAGTGTGTGGGTTTTGCAATCAGACTTTTCAAAATAAAGCTAAATTACAAGACCATGTACTGGCTGTACATGCCATTAAATCTGATTCATTAGAATGTGTGATATGCCACAaacattttaaatcaaaaagcaGCCTGAGACGCCATGAAAAGACTCACGCAGATGTAAAGCGTTATCAATGCCCCTTTTGTGGTCTGTTCTTTAAAGGTGCACAACCTATGATACATCACATGACTATTAGCCACCCAAAAGCTGATAACAAGAAATTATTTACTTGTTTAACTTGTAACATATCTTTTACCTCAGAACAGCTTTTTGAGAAACATATTTATTGGAAACACAGCCAAAAGAAAAATCAACATCAATCTGCAGTTCAAAGTAATATTGTCTCTTCCAGTACCAGCATTGATGGGGACGAAGATTATACTGTGGATAATGAAACCCCACCTTGTTATCAGTGTTTGAAGTGCAATGTAATGTACAGTCATGCAGATAACATTTTGGACCATATTAATAATGTACACAAAGGACAGTTCGACTGCCCACAGTGTACttgccattttttatattattcagaATTtgaaaggcatttaaaagatcatttaaaaatacatGATGATAAGTTAAGTAAAAGTTCCCTGTCTTGTATGATTTGTAACATAGAAATATATTGCAAGGAAGACATAATCCAACATATTCAAAGTCATCAGATTTGTAAACAGTATAATGATCCATCATCTTCCAAGTTGTCCAGTTTTACCTTAAAtgatattgatttttttactgTCGCATTACGTAGTGGGTTTGGTACCAAAACAGATGAGATAGGGAATGTTTTTGATTATAAGGCGTTATCAGCGTCTTTTAGATTGTGGAAAAAAAGATTGGTCAGTCACCACAAAGGGGTGTTTCAAATATGGGAAAATGTTTTGGAATGTAATAAGCATATTCTTTATGAAGATGTCATAGTTTGTTTACTTTGTTGTGAAGAGGTATTAAAGTCAAACTTCGAAAATCATATAAAAAGTCATATTGATGATATTGAACGTTCTTCTGTAAATAAACCAAATGTTGATATTGATGAAGATAAACCAAACTCTGTAAAGCCAAATAAAGGTAAGCCAAAGAGTAATGATGCACAGAAAACCAAAAGTAAagcaaaaaaaggtaaaaagaagaagaagaagaatggaAAAGGAAAAACCAGTTTGGATTTGCTTGCTGATGTGGCAGGAAATGTTGTGAAAGTTACCTCTactaaaatgaaaagaaattta GTTTCTGATGAAAAAACTTTCAATGAGTTAAATTCTAATTGTCAAGGTGAAACAAAATCTAAAAAGATTG GCATGAAAGAGAGAGAAATGAAAAGTAAGAGCATAAGAGAAAGTAGCGAAAGTATGCTTTCTTTGCGTGAGATGAATACAGAACTGGATTTAAACAGTTGTCTTACTGAAAGCAATATGCCAGTTGCTGATGCCAACATCGAACAagtattaagtcattttcctgAAGAAGTTAGTATGCATACAGAAAACGATAATCAACTTTTTGAACCTTCAGAAGAATCCAATGGCAGCTTCATGTATCCACCAG aagtCGATGATCTTCCACTTGGATGTGATTACACAGATTTTGTGTTTCAAAGAAATCAAGATGAGTCTATGTTTCAGAGGAATTCTTCCGATCTCTTTCCAAGACAAGATAATAGTTACTTTAAtg CTAATGTTAGCATTAATAATTCTGATGTTAGTCAAGACTTTACAAATCATGAAAAGAATACAAGCATCTCGACTGAATACCTACCAAAAA TTATACAAGGAAAACAAGAGAGTCAACAACAAAACCAGTACTATCAATTACCAAGCTGTCCCACAAAGAAAACTTTAG ATGAGGTGCAACATCTTGAtcgaaataacaacaacatggaAGCACCACATTGTTCTGGTGAAAACAATTTAGATTTACTGGTTGAGGTCACACAATCAATAAACACCAGAGATTCAG TAACAGAGGACAAACAGAACAAGAAAGTTGATCTTTCAACATCAAATGATTATGAAAAAATACTATCTCATGCATGTTTGATTCCCGAAACACCGAACAAAATATTGG GAGATGCATCACAAAAACTGAGTAATCTTCTACCCAACCCTGAAGCTACTCCTGTAACAAAACATACAAAACAGAAATCAATCATACATACACCTGAAGTAAGAAAAGCTATGATGAATCCTGAAGTAAATAAAATGGAAAGTGTTAATGAAGTCATTTTAAATCACAGCGAATGTGATTCAAAATCAGAAG ATCGTAAACGAAGTGAATGCTGCGTTTCTTTAACCTCAAAAAACGATTTGACTAGATCAGTGACAACTATTACAAAGTCTATCAATATttcag GAGATTCTGTCCCCGAGTCGAAGAATCCACTACATGGCACTTCAACTGTAAGAAAACATACCAAAAAGAAGTCAATACATACACCTGAAGCAAGAACTGCTTTGAAACGTCCTGAAGTGAATAAAATGGAAAGTGTTGATGAAGTCATTTTGAATCACAGCGAAAATGATTCAAAATCAGAAG ATGGTAAACAAAGTAAAGGCTGCGATTCTTTAACTTCAAAAAACGATTTAACTAGATCAGCGACATCTATTACAAACTCAATGGCTATTTCAG ATGACCTGTTGGATGGACGACTCACTGAAACGGAAAGCGAACAGGAAAGGAAAGATGAAATTGCGTCAACTCAGAAAACCTCTTGTGTAAGAAAGAAAG gTAAATTAAAATGGAGTCCCAGGATTTCGTATACACCTTCTAAAAAGTCTCCATCAAAAACACAAG AAAAAGAGATGGATATAAAGAAAGTTGAAAGCTCTTCAGTACCAAAAAGGGTTAAAGaccaaactaaaaatatatcaaGGACGCCAGAAATACAAAACATAAAGGTGTTTTGCACCCCTGTGGTGAAGACCAGATCAGTTTCAAGAAATG aAAAGAACATGCATCCTGAAAGTGATAAAATGGAGAAGTCGCGTAatgttcaaataaaaacacaagtaaAGAATTCCTCAAAAAGCAAAG ggcTTAATTCACCCAGTTTGATTGTTAAGGAATGCTTTGTTGTTCTATGTGCAAGAGATGTCGAGGAAGcgttaaaaagattaaaatcaAAAGCCCGTACTCGGAACGTCTTCATGGAAAAGAATGCAAGTAGTGAACTAATTGCGCGTCCAGAACTGCCATGTAATACTTTGCCTGATAGTACAAAAACAAATGCTACATCAAAGAAAGAAACATCTGAGCAAGTGAGAAATCCAAAGCATGTTATAAATTCGTCGAAAAGCAGTCCGTGTGATACCATGTTGTCAGTTCGTTCAAAGAAAGGGGAAAGATTGAAACAAATTCTGGAACGACTCAAAAGACGATCTTTCGATTCCAACAATGCGAAACCTGtacaaagaaaagtaaaaatcaagaaagaaaaagaaaacataattttgatttcTAAAGAAGACATCAAGGAAGAGGAGATTTCGTATCCTGAGGAAGCTGTGAGTTCGTTAAGTTTGTTTTACCAAAGTAACGAGAGCAAATCCAGACGAGTAAAGAGGCAAAGATGGTCAGCTTATCCGTGTCCCTGTAAAGAAAGTAATACAAAGTTAAAACTCCAGACTAGTATAAAACAAGAACCGGACTGGGTATATGATAACGAGGTAAGTTTTAAACCCCCAAACTTACAAACATTTGAAGACTTGTTGACTGACCAAAGTTTCACAATAAAACAAATGGATTTTGGAAACCGTTCAAGTCGAAAAAGAAGAGGAAGTTATGCGAACAAATCCAGAGGTCAAGAAAAACgcacaaagaaaaaataa
- the LOC130612244 gene encoding uncharacterized protein LOC130612244 isoform X3, whose product MASDCFPEDVLQSITTGEGVNETAIEASVINDVNLGSPVYINSVYTDDDKFPFKENITQVYTSQSEGINHVKLCEAPPVVDFNIANSVNNSNSAVNEVPTYSTLSLQEIKNVLHQIDEQGQSCSTLPGNEKIAEDTVLDDILNKMLQIEQTKIPDNMEHFSPFTETIHDTHEINSTQAPQPPQNAQNLNSLQDYIKSFQPDLEQSCNSNAVENLSEGGNLVVDNDQVGIVHLQNDQISELSRFDNVIVVNEEIILDEVEKLDKNNDIKLQTKKGNAISVNQTHQKYNATSLKQNSSKSVIIQQDTLKQLLDIVVQSQSEMVIPSKVKKTLPEKTNALHCGYCKLRVPTEDCLIKHMKMFHLEKKNQQKVCGFCNQTFQNKAKLQDHVLAVHAIKSDSLECVICHKHFKSKSSLRRHEKTHADVKRYQCPFCGLFFKGAQPMIHHMTISHPKADNKKLFTCLTCNISFTSEQLFEKHIYWKHSQKKNQHQSAVQSNIVSSSTSIDGDEDYTVDNETPPCYQCLKCNVMYSHADNILDHINNVHKGQFDCPQCTCHFLYYSEFERHLKDHLKIHDDKLSKSSLSCMICNIEIYCKEDIIQHIQSHQICKQYNDPSSSKLSSFTLNDIDFFTVALRSGFGTKTDEIGNVFDYKALSASFRLWKKRLVSHHKGVFQIWENVLECNKHILYEDVIVCLLCCEEVLKSNFENHIKSHIDDIERSSVNKPNVDIDEDKPNSVKPNKGKPKSNDAQKTKSKAKKGKKKKKKNGKGKTSLDLLADVAGNVVKVTSTKMKRNLVSDEKTFNELNSNCQGETKSKKIGGRLLTACQRGMKEREMKSKSIRESSESMLSLREMNTELDLNSCLTESNMPVADANIEQVLSHFPEEVSMHTENDNQLFEPSEESNGSFMYPPEVDDLPLGCDYTDFVFQRNQDESMFQRNSSDLFPRQDNSYFNANVSINNSDVSQDFTNHEKNTSISTEYLPKIIQGKQESQQQNQYYQLPSCPTKKTLDEVQHLDRNNNNMEAPHCSGENNLDLLVEVTQSINTRDSGDASQKLSNLLPNPEATPVTKHTKQKSIIHTPEVRKAMMNPEVNKMESVNEVILNHSECDSKSEDRKRSECCVSLTSKNDLTRSVTTITKSINISGDSVPESKNPLHGTSTVRKHTKKKSIHTPEARTALKRPEVNKMESVDEVILNHSENDSKSEDGKQSKGCDSLTSKNDLTRSATSITNSMAISDDLLDGRLTETESEQERKDEIASTQKTSCVRKKGKLKWSPRISYTPSKKSPSKTQEKEMDIKKVESSSVPKRVKDQTKNISRTPEIQNIKVFCTPVVKTRSVSRNEKNMHPESDKMEKSRNVQIKTQVKNSSKSKGLNSPSLIVKECFVVLCARDVEEALKRLKSKARTRNVFMEKNASSELIARPELPCNTLPDSTKTNATSKKETSEQVRNPKHVINSSKSSPCDTMLSVRSKKGERLKQILERLKRRSFDSNNAKPVQRKVKIKKEKENIILISKEDIKEEEISYPEEAVSSLSLFYQSNESKSRRVKRQRWSAYPCPCKESNTKLKLQTSIKQEPDWVYDNEVSFKPPNLQTFEDLLTDQSFTIKQMDFGNRSSRKRRGSYANKSRGQEKRTKKK is encoded by the exons ATGGCATCAGATTGTTTCCCAGAAGATGTATTACAAAGTATTACCACAGGTGAGGGAGTAAATGAAACCGCAATTGAAGCGTCAGTGATTAATGATGTCAATTTGGGTTCACCTGTATATATTAACTCAGTGTATACAGATGATGATAAATTtccatttaaagaaaatataaccCAGGTATATACAAGCCAAAGTGAAGGTATAAATCATGTTAAACTTTGTGAGGCACCACCTGTAGTAGATTTTAATATTGCAAATTCTGTAAACAACAGTAATTCTGCAGTAAATGAAGTACCAACATATTCTACATTAAGCCTTCAAgagataaaaaatgttcttcaTCAGATTGACGAACAGGGCCAAAGTTGCTCAACTCTTCCTGGGAATGAAAAAATTGCTGAAGATACTGTGCTTGATGACATACTAAATAAGATGCTACAAATTGAACAAACCAAGATCCCTGACAATATGGAACATTTTTCACCATTTACAGAAACAATTCATGACACTCATGAAATAAACAGCACACAGGCACCTCAGCCGCCCCAAAATGCACAGAATTTAAATTCACTTCAAGATTACATAAAAAGCTTTCAACCCGATCTTGAACAGAGTTGTAACTCCAATGCTGTAGAAAATTTGAGTGAAGGTGGAAATCTTGTCGTTGATAATGACCAAGTTGGGATTGTACATCTACAAAACGATCAGATATCAGAATTATCAAGATTTGACAATGTTATTGTTGTTAACGAAGAAATTATATTAGATGAAGTTGAAAAGCTCGACAAAAACAATGATATCAAACTTCAAACGAAGAAAGGGAATGCAATATCAGTGAACCAAACGCATCAAAAGTATAATGCAAcatctttaaaacaaaacagttCAAAAAGTGTTATTATTCAACAAGATACACTTAAACAGCTCCTAGATATTGTTGTACAAAGCCAGTCTGAAATGGTGATACCttcaaaagtgaaaaaaactTTACCTGAAAAAACAAATGCCTTACATTGTGGCTACTGTAAGCTTCGGGTTCCCACAGAAGACTGTTTAATAAAGCACATGAAAATGTTTCATCTCGAGAAAAAGAATCAGCAGAAAGTGTGTGGGTTTTGCAATCAGACTTTTCAAAATAAAGCTAAATTACAAGACCATGTACTGGCTGTACATGCCATTAAATCTGATTCATTAGAATGTGTGATATGCCACAaacattttaaatcaaaaagcaGCCTGAGACGCCATGAAAAGACTCACGCAGATGTAAAGCGTTATCAATGCCCCTTTTGTGGTCTGTTCTTTAAAGGTGCACAACCTATGATACATCACATGACTATTAGCCACCCAAAAGCTGATAACAAGAAATTATTTACTTGTTTAACTTGTAACATATCTTTTACCTCAGAACAGCTTTTTGAGAAACATATTTATTGGAAACACAGCCAAAAGAAAAATCAACATCAATCTGCAGTTCAAAGTAATATTGTCTCTTCCAGTACCAGCATTGATGGGGACGAAGATTATACTGTGGATAATGAAACCCCACCTTGTTATCAGTGTTTGAAGTGCAATGTAATGTACAGTCATGCAGATAACATTTTGGACCATATTAATAATGTACACAAAGGACAGTTCGACTGCCCACAGTGTACttgccattttttatattattcagaATTtgaaaggcatttaaaagatcatttaaaaatacatGATGATAAGTTAAGTAAAAGTTCCCTGTCTTGTATGATTTGTAACATAGAAATATATTGCAAGGAAGACATAATCCAACATATTCAAAGTCATCAGATTTGTAAACAGTATAATGATCCATCATCTTCCAAGTTGTCCAGTTTTACCTTAAAtgatattgatttttttactgTCGCATTACGTAGTGGGTTTGGTACCAAAACAGATGAGATAGGGAATGTTTTTGATTATAAGGCGTTATCAGCGTCTTTTAGATTGTGGAAAAAAAGATTGGTCAGTCACCACAAAGGGGTGTTTCAAATATGGGAAAATGTTTTGGAATGTAATAAGCATATTCTTTATGAAGATGTCATAGTTTGTTTACTTTGTTGTGAAGAGGTATTAAAGTCAAACTTCGAAAATCATATAAAAAGTCATATTGATGATATTGAACGTTCTTCTGTAAATAAACCAAATGTTGATATTGATGAAGATAAACCAAACTCTGTAAAGCCAAATAAAGGTAAGCCAAAGAGTAATGATGCACAGAAAACCAAAAGTAAagcaaaaaaaggtaaaaagaagaagaagaagaatggaAAAGGAAAAACCAGTTTGGATTTGCTTGCTGATGTGGCAGGAAATGTTGTGAAAGTTACCTCTactaaaatgaaaagaaattta GTTTCTGATGAAAAAACTTTCAATGAGTTAAATTCTAATTGTCAAGGTGAAACAAAATCTAAAAAGATTG GTGGGAGATTGCTTACTGCTTGCCAAAGAG GCATGAAAGAGAGAGAAATGAAAAGTAAGAGCATAAGAGAAAGTAGCGAAAGTATGCTTTCTTTGCGTGAGATGAATACAGAACTGGATTTAAACAGTTGTCTTACTGAAAGCAATATGCCAGTTGCTGATGCCAACATCGAACAagtattaagtcattttcctgAAGAAGTTAGTATGCATACAGAAAACGATAATCAACTTTTTGAACCTTCAGAAGAATCCAATGGCAGCTTCATGTATCCACCAG aagtCGATGATCTTCCACTTGGATGTGATTACACAGATTTTGTGTTTCAAAGAAATCAAGATGAGTCTATGTTTCAGAGGAATTCTTCCGATCTCTTTCCAAGACAAGATAATAGTTACTTTAAtg CTAATGTTAGCATTAATAATTCTGATGTTAGTCAAGACTTTACAAATCATGAAAAGAATACAAGCATCTCGACTGAATACCTACCAAAAA TTATACAAGGAAAACAAGAGAGTCAACAACAAAACCAGTACTATCAATTACCAAGCTGTCCCACAAAGAAAACTTTAG ATGAGGTGCAACATCTTGAtcgaaataacaacaacatggaAGCACCACATTGTTCTGGTGAAAACAATTTAGATTTACTGGTTGAGGTCACACAATCAATAAACACCAGAGATTCAG GAGATGCATCACAAAAACTGAGTAATCTTCTACCCAACCCTGAAGCTACTCCTGTAACAAAACATACAAAACAGAAATCAATCATACATACACCTGAAGTAAGAAAAGCTATGATGAATCCTGAAGTAAATAAAATGGAAAGTGTTAATGAAGTCATTTTAAATCACAGCGAATGTGATTCAAAATCAGAAG ATCGTAAACGAAGTGAATGCTGCGTTTCTTTAACCTCAAAAAACGATTTGACTAGATCAGTGACAACTATTACAAAGTCTATCAATATttcag GAGATTCTGTCCCCGAGTCGAAGAATCCACTACATGGCACTTCAACTGTAAGAAAACATACCAAAAAGAAGTCAATACATACACCTGAAGCAAGAACTGCTTTGAAACGTCCTGAAGTGAATAAAATGGAAAGTGTTGATGAAGTCATTTTGAATCACAGCGAAAATGATTCAAAATCAGAAG ATGGTAAACAAAGTAAAGGCTGCGATTCTTTAACTTCAAAAAACGATTTAACTAGATCAGCGACATCTATTACAAACTCAATGGCTATTTCAG ATGACCTGTTGGATGGACGACTCACTGAAACGGAAAGCGAACAGGAAAGGAAAGATGAAATTGCGTCAACTCAGAAAACCTCTTGTGTAAGAAAGAAAG gTAAATTAAAATGGAGTCCCAGGATTTCGTATACACCTTCTAAAAAGTCTCCATCAAAAACACAAG AAAAAGAGATGGATATAAAGAAAGTTGAAAGCTCTTCAGTACCAAAAAGGGTTAAAGaccaaactaaaaatatatcaaGGACGCCAGAAATACAAAACATAAAGGTGTTTTGCACCCCTGTGGTGAAGACCAGATCAGTTTCAAGAAATG aAAAGAACATGCATCCTGAAAGTGATAAAATGGAGAAGTCGCGTAatgttcaaataaaaacacaagtaaAGAATTCCTCAAAAAGCAAAG ggcTTAATTCACCCAGTTTGATTGTTAAGGAATGCTTTGTTGTTCTATGTGCAAGAGATGTCGAGGAAGcgttaaaaagattaaaatcaAAAGCCCGTACTCGGAACGTCTTCATGGAAAAGAATGCAAGTAGTGAACTAATTGCGCGTCCAGAACTGCCATGTAATACTTTGCCTGATAGTACAAAAACAAATGCTACATCAAAGAAAGAAACATCTGAGCAAGTGAGAAATCCAAAGCATGTTATAAATTCGTCGAAAAGCAGTCCGTGTGATACCATGTTGTCAGTTCGTTCAAAGAAAGGGGAAAGATTGAAACAAATTCTGGAACGACTCAAAAGACGATCTTTCGATTCCAACAATGCGAAACCTGtacaaagaaaagtaaaaatcaagaaagaaaaagaaaacataattttgatttcTAAAGAAGACATCAAGGAAGAGGAGATTTCGTATCCTGAGGAAGCTGTGAGTTCGTTAAGTTTGTTTTACCAAAGTAACGAGAGCAAATCCAGACGAGTAAAGAGGCAAAGATGGTCAGCTTATCCGTGTCCCTGTAAAGAAAGTAATACAAAGTTAAAACTCCAGACTAGTATAAAACAAGAACCGGACTGGGTATATGATAACGAGGTAAGTTTTAAACCCCCAAACTTACAAACATTTGAAGACTTGTTGACTGACCAAAGTTTCACAATAAAACAAATGGATTTTGGAAACCGTTCAAGTCGAAAAAGAAGAGGAAGTTATGCGAACAAATCCAGAGGTCAAGAAAAACgcacaaagaaaaaataa